CATGCACATCTCGGCCCCCCTTACCCCGCAGCAGCAGGAGATCCTCACGCCCGAGGCGCTGGCCTTCGTGGCCGAGCTGCACCGCCGCTTCGAGCCGCGCCGCCGCGAGCTGATGGCGGCGCGCGGGGCCCGGCAGGCGCGGCTGGACGCCGGAGAGCTGCCCGATTTTCTGCCGCAGACGCGCGAGATCCGCGAAGGGGACTGGCGCATTGCACCGCTGCCGCAGGACCTGCAGGACCGCCGGGTCGAGATCACCGGGCCAGTGGACCGCAAGATGATCATCAATGCGCTCAACAGCGGCGCGCGGGTGTTCATGGCCGATTTCGAGGACGCGAGTAGCCCCACCTGGGAGAACATGGTGGACGGCCAGATCAACCTGCGCGACGCGGTGCGCCGGGAAATTACCCTGGATACCGGGGCCAAGTCCTACCGGCTCAACGACCAGACGGCCGTGCTGGTGGTGCGCCCGCGCGGCTGGCACCTGCCCGAGAAGCACGTCATGGTGGATGGGGAAACGCTGTACGGCGCGTTCTTCGACTTCGGGCTGTACTTCTTCCACAACGCCGCCGAACTGCTGGCCCGCGGCAGCGGCCCGTACTTCTACCTGCCCAAGATGGAATCTCACCTGGAAGCCCGGCTGTGGAATGACGTGTTCAACCACGCCGAGCAGACGCTGGGCATTCAGCACGGCAGCGTCAAGGGTACGGTGCTGATCGAGACGATCCTAGCCGCCTTCGAGATGGATGAGATCCTGTACGAGCTGCGCGAACACTCGGCGGGGCTGAACTGCGGGCGCTGGGACTACATCTTCTCGTACATCAAGAAGTTCCGTCAGCGCGGGGACCGCGTGCTGCCCGACCGCGCCAAGGTCAGCATGGCCGTGCCGATGATGAGCAATTACAGCAAGCTGGCCATCCAGACCTGCCACAAGCGCGGCGCCCCCGCCATCGGCGGCATGAGCGCCTTTATTCCGGTCAAGAACGACGAGGCGGCCAACGAGCGGGCCTTCGCGCAGGTGCGCGCCGACAAGGAGCGCGAGGCGACCAACGGCCACGACGGTACCTGGGTGGCCCACCCCGGCATGGTGGCGCTGGCGACCGAGGTCTTTGACCGCCTGATGCCCACGCCCAACCAGATCGACAGCGGCAAGCAGATGGACCTGCACATCACGGCCGCCGACCTGCTGACTCCGCCCGAGGGCACGGTGACCGAGGAGGGCGTGCGGACGAACATCAACGTGGGCATTCAGTACCTCGCGGCGTGGCTGCGCGGCAGCGGCGCGGTGCCGATCCACAACCTGATGGAGGACGCCGCGACTGCCGAGATCAGCCGCGCGCAGCTGTGGCAGTGGCGCGAGCAGGGCGTGACCCTGGAAGACGGCCGCACCCTGACCCCCGAACTGTTCGACGAACTGTACGCCGACGAGACGCAGAAGCTGGGCGGGGACTTCGCCGCCGCCGCCACCCTGTTCCGCGACGTGGCGACCCGCTCTCCCCTGGCCGACTTCCTGACCCTTCCCGGCTACGAGCAGCTGGCCTAGTACCATGACCGACTCCTCTCCTCCCCCCGGCGGCCGGCAGAAGACGGGCCGCGCCCGCAGCGGCGACGCGGCCAGCGTCCGCACGCTGGAACGGGGCCTGACGGTCCTGACCTCGCTGGCCGCGCTGGGTCAGGCGTCGCTCACGCAGATCGCCAAGGCCTCCGGGCTCTCGGCGAGCACGGCCTACCGGCTGCTGGAAACGCTGCGCCAGGGCGGGTTCGTGGAGTGGGAGGAACGCAGCGGCCTGTTCAGCGTGGGCATACGCGCCTATCAGGTGGGCGCGGCCTTCGCGGGGCGCAACACCCTGATGAGCGCGGCCCAGTCCGAGATGCTCTCGCTGGTGGACGACCTGGGCGAGACGGTGAACCTGGCGGTGCTGCGCGGCCAGGAGGCGGTCTACATCCATCAGGTCGAGGGCAGGCAGCTCGTGCGCATGTTCGCGCAGCTGGGAGCGGGCACCCCGCTGAACTGCTCGGGCGTGGGCAAGGTGCTGCTCGCGTGGCAGCCCGAAGCCGAGGTGTCCGCGCGCCTGGGGCCCGCGCCCTACGCCGCCTTCACCCCCCACTCGATCACGGCGCTGGAGCCGTATCTCAAGGAGCTGCAGCAGGTGCGCGCGCGCGGCTACGCCCTGGACGACGAGGAACGCGAGATCGGCGTGCGCTGCATGGCGACCCCCCTGTACGATCACACCCGGCAGGTGGTGGCCTCGCTGAGCGTGTCCGCGCCGACCTCACGTTTTGAAAAGGCGCAGGTTCCTGCGTTTTACCAGCGCATGGAACAGGCCTCGCGCGCCATCTCGGCCCGGCTGGGCTGGACTCCGTAGCCCGCCGTTCCCGCAGGCGTCCGGCACGCAAGGGGACGCCTTTTTTAAGACCAGATAGATAGATGACTAAGTAAGTTTTGCGAGCGGGACCGACCACTGTCTCCTGTTTCTCCAGAACCCTCCGGCCGCCGCCCGGTCTCCAGACCTCCCCCCGACCCCCAGGAGAGACTCCATGACTGTCCTTTCCCTTCCACACGATGTCCACGCCCTGCTGGAGACGCTGCACCACGCGCTGCGGCCGCGCTGGGAAGCGCTTGACCCCGGCGGGCAGCCCGCGCCGCCCCCGCCCCCCGACTACCGCGCCGCCCCTGTGCCGGATGATCTGCGGGGCCGCCGGGTAGAGCTGATCGTGGAGGCCTCCGACCTGGAGGCCCTGGAGGTGGCGCTGAATTCGGGGGCAGACGCCGTGGTGCTGGATTTTGACGACACCTTCGCGCCCACGCGGGCCAACGTGGAGCGGGGGTACCGGGCGCTCAGGATGGCGGCGGCGGGCACCCGGCCGCTGCTCGTCCGGCCCCGCGCGCTGTATGCCGTGGAGGAGCATCTGACCTTCGGCGGCCCCGCCATCGCCGCGCTGTGTGACCTGGGGGCCGCGCTGGCCGCCCGGCCCGCGCAACCCATGCACGTTTATATTCCCAAGCTGGAAACCGTGGAGGAAGCGCAGGTCTGGGACGACGCGCTCACGCTGGCCGAGCACCACCTGGGGCTGCCACACAACGCGGTCCGGGTGTGCCTGCAGATCGAGACCTATGCGGGCGCGCTGCACGCCGACGCCCTGCTGTATGCGCTGCGCGGGCGGGCCTTCGGGCTGAACGCCGGGCGCTGGGATTACGTGTTCAGCCTGACCAAGCGGGTGGGACCCGGGCGTGGGGCCATGCCGCC
This is a stretch of genomic DNA from Deinococcus aerophilus. It encodes these proteins:
- the aceB gene encoding malate synthase A codes for the protein MITLPSGMHISAPLTPQQQEILTPEALAFVAELHRRFEPRRRELMAARGARQARLDAGELPDFLPQTREIREGDWRIAPLPQDLQDRRVEITGPVDRKMIINALNSGARVFMADFEDASSPTWENMVDGQINLRDAVRREITLDTGAKSYRLNDQTAVLVVRPRGWHLPEKHVMVDGETLYGAFFDFGLYFFHNAAELLARGSGPYFYLPKMESHLEARLWNDVFNHAEQTLGIQHGSVKGTVLIETILAAFEMDEILYELREHSAGLNCGRWDYIFSYIKKFRQRGDRVLPDRAKVSMAVPMMSNYSKLAIQTCHKRGAPAIGGMSAFIPVKNDEAANERAFAQVRADKEREATNGHDGTWVAHPGMVALATEVFDRLMPTPNQIDSGKQMDLHITAADLLTPPEGTVTEEGVRTNINVGIQYLAAWLRGSGAVPIHNLMEDAATAEISRAQLWQWREQGVTLEDGRTLTPELFDELYADETQKLGGDFAAAATLFRDVATRSPLADFLTLPGYEQLA
- a CDS encoding IclR family transcriptional regulator produces the protein MTDSSPPPGGRQKTGRARSGDAASVRTLERGLTVLTSLAALGQASLTQIAKASGLSASTAYRLLETLRQGGFVEWEERSGLFSVGIRAYQVGAAFAGRNTLMSAAQSEMLSLVDDLGETVNLAVLRGQEAVYIHQVEGRQLVRMFAQLGAGTPLNCSGVGKVLLAWQPEAEVSARLGPAPYAAFTPHSITALEPYLKELQQVRARGYALDDEEREIGVRCMATPLYDHTRQVVASLSVSAPTSRFEKAQVPAFYQRMEQASRAISARLGWTP
- a CDS encoding aldolase/citrate lyase family protein, with product MTVLSLPHDVHALLETLHHALRPRWEALDPGGQPAPPPPPDYRAAPVPDDLRGRRVELIVEASDLEALEVALNSGADAVVLDFDDTFAPTRANVERGYRALRMAAAGTRPLLVRPRALYAVEEHLTFGGPAIAALCDLGAALAARPAQPMHVYIPKLETVEEAQVWDDALTLAEHHLGLPHNAVRVCLQIETYAGALHADALLYALRGRAFGLNAGRWDYVFSLTKRVGPGRGAMPPRSDLTMDVEAMRAYAETLVRVCQRRGAQAIGGSAAVAPDPANPQPALDAVCADKRREAAQGFSAAWAGLPELLDAVREGFSGEAPPPLPEEPAPETHRRLLALPGPRPLALTTVQDTIGLALEVFGAWYTGRGVVVRGGRIEDTATAELARAQLWQWVGCGAELEGGGRLTPERYLSERRTLTDDLTPSARLLDHLVLSHTCPEYFPRAAQLLQTASQEAPV